From Piliocolobus tephrosceles isolate RC106 chromosome 16, ASM277652v3, whole genome shotgun sequence, the proteins below share one genomic window:
- the TSPOAP1 gene encoding peripheral-type benzodiazepine receptor-associated protein 1 isoform X1, with the protein MEQLTTLPRPGDPGAMEPWALPTWQSWTPGRGGEPGDAAPSVADTPPAALQLRELRAEESSEPKGAGSSGPIRGTDPEEAEACLPSLGQQASSSGPACQRPEDEEVEAFPKAKLNMGFGDRPNLELLRALGELRQRCAILKEENQMLRKSSFPETEEKVRRLKRKNAELAVIAKRLEERARKLQETNLRVVSAPLPRPGASLELCRKALARQRARDLSETASALLAKDKQIAALQRECRELQARLTLVGKEGPQWLHVRDFDRLLRESQREVLRLQRQIALRNQRETPPRPPSRPPGPALPARAEAPAPGAPGEATPQEDADNQPVILGEPEKEQRVQQLESELSKKRKKCESLEQEGRKKQRRCEELELQLREAQNENARLVEENSRLSGRVTEKEQVEWENAELRGQLLGVTQERDSALRKSQGLQSKLESLEQVLKHMREVAQRRQQLEVEHEQARLSLLEKQEEVRRLQQAQAEAKKEHEGAVQLLESTLDSMQARVRELEEQCRSQTEQFSLLAQELQAFRLHPGPLDLLTSALDCGTLGDRPPPPCCCSTPQPCRGSGPKDLDLPPGSPGRCTPKSSEPPPATLTGVPRRTAKKAESLSNSSHSESIHNSPKSCPTPEVDTASEVEELEADSVSLLPATPEGGRGGARIQVFLARYSYNPFEGPNENPEAELPLTAGEYIYVYGNMDEDGFFEGELMDGRRGLVPSNFVERVSDDDLLTSLPPELADLSHSSGPELSFLSVGGGGSSSGGQSSGGRSQPRPEEEDAGDQLSVSPSPEGLGEPPAVPYPRCLVVLKQLAHSVVLAWEPPPEQVELHGFHICVNGELRQALGPGAPPKAVLENLDLRAGPLHISVQALTSRGSSDPLRCCLAVGARAGVVPSQLRVHRLTATSAEITWVPGNSNLAHAIYLNGEECPPASPSTYWATFCHLRPGTPYQAQVEAQLPPQGPWEPGWERLEQRAATLQFTTLPAGPPDAPLDVQIEPGPSPGILIISWLPVTIDAAGTSNGVRVTGYAIYADGQKIMEVASPTAGSVLVELSQLQLLQVCREVVVRTMSPHGESADSIPAPITPALAPASLPARVSCPSPRPSPEARAPLASASPGPGDPSSPLQHPAPLGPQEPPGAPPTSPSREMPKGSHEDPPAPCSQVPCSGRGEQVHAGRGTWAWVLPQCSLFQEEAGAAVLGTSEERTASTSTLGEKDPGPAAPSLAKQEAEWTAGEACPAPSSAQGALAQQAPNTEACQGGDPGSGLRPRAEKEDAAELGVHLVNSLVDHGRNSDLSDIQEEEEEEEEEEELGSRTCSFQKQVAGNSIRENGAKSQPDPFCETDSDEEILEQILELPLQQFCSKKLFSIPEEEEEEEEDEEEEKPGAGCSSQDPGPPEPALLGLGCDSGQLRRPGQCPLSPEPSRAGDCLEDMPGLVGGSSRRRGGGSPEKPPSRRRPPDPREHCSRLLSNNGPQASGRPGPTRERGGLPVIEGPRTGLEASGRGRLGPSRRCSRGRALEPGLASCLSPKCLEISIEYDSEDEQEAGSGGISITSSCYPGDGEAWGTATVGRPRGPPKANSGPKPYPHLPAWEKGEPERRGRSATGKAKEPLSRATETREARGQDNSGRRGPQKRGARVPRPSTAELVPVRSPSEALAYQHLPVRIFVALFDYDPVSMSPNPDAGEEELPFREGQILKVFGDKDADGFYQGEGGGRTGYIPCNMVAEVAVDSPAGRQQLLQRGYLSPDIPLEGSGNGPFVYSTARTTGPPPKPRRSKKAESEGPARPCPGPPKLVPSAELKAPRSMVAAFDYNPQESSPNMDVEAELPFRAGDVITVFGGMDDDGFYYGELNGQRGLVPSNFLEGPGPEAGGLDREPRTPQAESQDWGCTTQGPPGPPGGPCAPSPDSAPRIERGEPQGRSEKVWGFFSKGKQLLRRLGSGKKE; encoded by the exons ATGGAGCAACTGACAACCCTCCCACGGCCTGGGGACCCTGGAGCCATGGAGCCATGGGCACTGCCCACCTGGCAGAGCTGGACTCCAGGTCGAGGAGGTGAACCTGGTGATGCAGCCCCAAGTGTCGCTGATACTCCTCCAGCAGCTCTGCAGCTTCGAGAACTGAGGGCTGAGGAGAGTTCCGAGCCCAAAGGAGCCGGGAGCTCTGGGCCCATCCGGGGCACTGACCCTGAAGAAGCAGAGGCTTGTCTGCCCAGCCTGGGCCAGCAAGCATCGAGCTCTGGACCCGCCTGCCAGAGGCCAGAGGATGAGGAAGTAGAGGCTTTCCCGAAG GCCAAGCTGAATATGGGCTTTGGGGACAGGCCCAATCTGGAGCTGCTGAGGGCCCTGGGGGAGCTGCGGCAGCGCTGTGCCATCCTTAAGGAGGAAaaccagatgctg AGGAAGAGCAGCTTCCCTGAGACGGAAGAGAAGGTGCGGAGGCTGAAGAGGAAGAACGCCGAGCTGGCGGTCATTGCCAAGCGCCTGGAGGAGAGGGCCCGAAAGCTGCAGGAAACGAACCTGAGGGTG GTGAGTGCCCCCTTGCCCCGGCCGGGGGCCAGCTTGGAGTTGTGTCGGAAGGCCCTAGCCCGCCAGCGAGCCCGGGACCTCAGTGAGACAGCCAGTGCACTGCTGGCCAAGGACAAGCAGATTGCTGCCTTGCAGCGGGAGTGCAGGGAGCTGCAGGCCAGGCTCACCCTGGTGGGCAAG GAGGGTCCCCAGTGGCTCCACGTGCGGGACTTCGATCGGTTGCTGCGCGAGTCCCAGCGGGAGGTGCTGCGGCTGCAGAGGCAGATCGCGCTGCGCAATCAGCGGGAGACGCCCCCGCGCCCGCCGTCCCGGCCCCCGGGCCCTGCTCTCCCGGCCAGAGCAGAGGCGCCGGCTCCCGGGGCCCCGGGAGAG GCCACACCCCAGGAGGATGCGGACAACCAGCCCGTGATTCTAGGGGAGCCAGAGAAAGAGCAGAGGGTGCAGCAGCTG GAATCGGAGCTCAGCAAGAAGCGGAAGAAATGCGAGAGCCTGGAGCAGGAAGGCCGGAAAAAACAGAGGCGATGTGAGGAGCTG GAACTGCAGCTGAGAGAAGCGCAGAATGAGAATGCCCGCCTGGTGGAGGAGAACTCCCGGCTCAGTGGGAGAGTCACAGAGAAGGAGCAG GTGGAGTGGGAGAATGCAGAGCTGAGGGGCCAGCTCCTGGGGGTGACACAGGAGAGGGACTCGGCCCTTCGCAAGAGCCAGGGCCTGCAAAGCAAGCTGGAGAGCCTGGAGCAAGTGCTGAAG CACATGCGGGAGGTGGCCCAGCGGCGACAGCAGCTGGAGGTGGAGCATGAACAGGCTCGGCTCAGCCTTctggagaagcaggaggaggtccGGAGGCTGCAGCAG GCCCAGGCGGAAGCCAAGAAGGAACATGAAGGAGCCGTGCAGCTGCTGGAG TCTACCTTGGATTCCATGCAG GCCCGGGTTCGAGAGCTCGAGGAACAGTGCCGCAGCCAAACCGAGCAGTTCAGCCTCCTGGCACAGGAACTCCAGGCCTTCCGCCTGCACCCGGGCCCCTTGGATCTGCTCACATCTGCCCTGGACTGCGGGACCCTTGGAGACCGCCCACCACCCCCCTGCTGCTGCTCCACTCCCCAGCCTTGCCGGGGGTCTGGCCCCAAAG ACCTTGACCTCCCGCCGGGCTCCCCTGGGCGCTGCACCCCAAAGTCTTCCGAGCCTCCCCCTGCCACCCTCACCGGGGTCCCTCGAAGGACAGCCAAGAAGGCAGAGTCTCTCTCCAACTCCTCCCACTCCGAGTCCATCCACAACAGCCCCAAGTCATGCCCTACACCTGAG GTGGACACAGCCAGTGAGGTAGAGGAGCTGGAGGCAGACAGTGTCTCCCTGCTCCCAGCCACGCCAGAGGGCGGCCGGGGAGGAGCCAGGATCCAGGTCTTCCTAGCGCGTTATAG CTACAACCCCTTTGAGGGCCCCAATGAGAATCCAGAAGCAGAGCTTCCGCTGACAGCTGGCGAGTACATCTACGTCTATGGCAACATGGATGAGGATGGCTTTTTTGAAG GAGAGCTCATGGATGGCCGAAGGGGCCTGGTCCCTTCCAATTTTGTAGAGCGTGTGTCGGATGACGACCTCCTGACCTCCCTCCCTCCGGAGCTGGCCGATTTGTCCCACAGCTCAGGCCCCGAACTCAGTTTCCTGAGTGTGGGTGGGGGTGGCAGCAGTAGCGGGGGCCAAAGCAGCGGGGGACGGAGCCAGCCCAGACCTGAGGAGGAGGATGCAGGGGACCAGCTCAGTGTGAGCCCATCACCGGAGGGCCTGGGCGAGCCTCCTGCTGTGCCTTACCCCCGCTGTCTGGTGGTCCTCAAGCAGCTGGCCCACAGTGTGGTGCTGGCCTGGGAACCCCCTCCTGAGCAAGTGGAGCTACACGGCTTCCATATCTGTGTGAATGGGGAGCTGCGGCAGGCCCTGGGGCCTGGGGCGCCACCCAAGGCGGTGCTGGAGAACCTGGACCTGCGGGCCGGGCCCCTTCACATTTCTGTCCAGGCCCTGACCAGCCGGGGCAGCTCTGACCCACTGCGCTGTTGCTTGGCAGTGggtgcccgggctggagtggTGCCCAGCCAGCTGCGGGTCCATCGGTTGACAGCCACATCTGCTGAGATCACCTGGGTGCCCGGCAATAGCAACTTGGCCCATGCCATCTACCTCAATGGGGAAGAGTGCCCACCTGCCAGCCCCAGTACCTACTGGGCCACCTTCTGCCACTTACGGCCTGGCACACCCTATCAGGCCCAAGTGGAGGCTCAGCTCCCACCCCAAGGGCCCTGGGAACCAGGCTGGGAGAGGCTGGAGCAGCGGGCTGCCACCCTGCAGTTCACCACACTCCCAGCAG gcccGCCTGATGCCCCTCTGGATGTGCAGATCGAGCCTGGGCCCTCCCCTGGAATCTTGATCATCAGTTGGCTCCCAGTCACCATCGATGCTGCTGGCACATCCAACGGTGTCCGGGTCACAGGCTATGCCATCTATGCTGATGGGCAGAAG ATCATGGAGGTGGCCTCGCCCACGGCAGGCAGTGTGCTGGTGGAGTTGTCccagctgcagctgctgcagGTGTGTCGTGAGGTGGTCGTGCGTACCATGTCGCCCCACGGGGAGTCGGCGGACTCCATCCCGGCTCCTATCACTCCCGCCCTGGCTCCAGCCAGCCTGCCAGCCCGAGTCTCCTGCCCCTCACCGCGACCAAGCCCAGAGGCCAGAGCAccccttgcttcagcctccccagggcCTGGAGACCCCAGCTCTCCTCTCCAGCACCCTGCTCCCCTTGGACCTCAAGAGCCCCCAGGAGCACCCCCTACAAGCCCTTCCAGAGAGATGCCAAAAGGGTCCCACGAGGATCCTCCAGCACCTTGCTCCCAGGTACCCTGTTCGGGGAGAGGGGAGCAGGTGCATGCTGGGAGAGGGACCTGGGCTTGGGTCCTTCCTCAGTGCTCTCTGTtccaggaggaggctggggcagcagtGCTGGGCACCTCAGAGGAGAGGACAGCCAGCACATCCACCCTGGGTGAGAAGGACCCTGGCCCCGCAGCTCCCTCACTGGCCAAGCAGGAGGCCGAGTGGACTGCAGGAGAGGcctgcccagcccccagctcCGCCCAGGGAGCACTGGCCCAGCAGGCGCCAAATACCGAGGCGTGCCAAGGAGGAGACCCAGGGTCTGGGCTGAGGCCCAGGGCTGAG AAGGAGGACGCGGCAGAGCTCGGGGTTCATCTGGTGAACTCCCTCGTGGACCACGGCCGCAACTCAGACTTGTCAGACatccaggaagaagaggaagaggaggaggaggaagaggagctgggTTCCAGGACTTGCTCCTTCCAGAAGCAGGTTGCTGGCAACAGCATCAGGGAGAATGGGGCCAAG tCCCAGCCCGATCCCTTTTGTGAGACTGATAGCGATGAGGAGATCTTGGAGCAGATCCTGGAGCTGCCCCTCCAGCAGTTCTGCAGCAAGAAGCTCTTTAGCATccccgaggaggaggaggaggaagaggaggacgaggaggaggagaagccagGGGCAGGCTGTTCTTCCCAAGACCCTGGCCCACCTGAACCTGCATTGCTGGGGCTGGGCTGTGACAGTGGTCAGCTCCGAAGACCTGGCCAGTGTCCCTTGTCTCCTGAGCCCTCCAGGGCTGGAGACTGCCTGGAGGACATGCCTGGATTAGTTGGTGGAAGCAGTCGGAGGAGAGGAGGGGGCTCCCCTGAGAAGCCCCCAAGCCGCAGGCGGCCTCCCGATCCCCGTGAACACTGCAGCCGACTTCTCAGCAACAATGGGCCCCAGGCCTCTGGACGACCCGGCCCCACGCGGGAGAGGGGTGGCCTCCCCGTCATTGAGGGCCCCAGGACTGGACTAGAGGCTAGCGGGAGAGGGCGGCTGGGCCCTTCCCGGAGGTGCTCCCGTGGCCGGGCGCTGGAGCCTGGCCTGGCCAGCTGCCTTTCCCCCAAGTGCTTGGAAATCAGCATTGAATATGACTCGGAGGACGAGCAGGAGGCGGGCAGCGGGGGCATCAGCATCACCAGCTCCTGCTACCCTGGAGATGGGGAGGCCTGGGGCACGGCAACCGTAGGAAGGCCCAGGGGGCCTCCGAAGGCCAATTCAGGCCCCAAACCCTACCCACACctcccagcctgggagaaaggggAGCCAGAGCGGAGAGGCCGCAGTGCGACGGGCAAAGCCAAGGAGCCACTCTCCCGG GCAACAGAGACCAGAGAAGCCAGAGGGCAGGACAACTCTGGGCGGAGAGGCCCCCAGAAGAGAGGTGCCCGAGTCCCCAGGCCAAGCACTGCAGAGCTAG TCCCTGTGAGGAGCCCGTCAGAAGCATTGGCTTACCAGCACCTACCCGTCAGGATCTTTGTAGCTCTGTTTGACTACGACCCCGTGTCAATGTCGCCCAATCCTGATGCTGGAGAAGAAGAGCTTCCCTTCCGAGAGGGTCAGATCCTGAAG GTGTTTGGGGACAAGGATGCCGACGGCTTCTACCAGGGCGAAGGGGGGGGGCGGACAGGCTACATTCCCTGCAACATGGTGGCTGAGGTGGCTGTGGACAGCCCTGCCGGGAGACAGCAGCTGCTCCAGCGGGGTTATTTGTCCCCAGATATTCCCCTCGAGGGCTCAG GGAATGGTCCCTTTGTGTACTCCACAGCCCGCACAACTGGGCCTCCTCCCAAGCCCCGCCGCTCCAAGAAAG CTGAGTCGGAAGGCCCTGCCCGGCCCTGTCCAG GCCCCCCTAAGCTGGTCCCCTCTGCTGAGCTGAAAGCTCCCCGCTCCATGGTGGCTGCATTTGACTACAACCCCCAGGAGAGTTCCCCCAATATGGACGTGGAG GCAGAGCTGCCCTTCCGGGCAGGGGATGTCATTACTGTGTTTGGGGGCATGGACGATGACGGTTTCTACTAT GGGGAATTAAATGGACAAAGGGGCCTGGTTCCATCCAACTTCCTGGAGGGCccggggcctgaggcaggaggcctgGACAGGGAACCCAGGACACCCCAGGCTGAGAGTCAG GACTGGGGCTGCACCACACAAGGGCCCCCCGGGCCCCCAGGTGGGCCCTGTGCTCCCAGCCCTGACAGCGCCCCCAGGATTGAACGTGGGGAGCCCCAGGGCAGAAGCGAGAAGGTGTGGGGTTTCTTCTCCAAGGGGAaacagctcctcaggaggctgggcTCTGGGAAGAAGGAGTGA